In Candidatus Methylomirabilota bacterium, the genomic stretch AAGGATAAAGAAACCCTCCAAACGTGGTCAAGGCCTCCTCTCTCTGCCCATTTTTGAGCAGGGTGAAGACCGCGTGCCTTGCGACCTTGACCACCTTCTCAAATTCGTTTGCGCGAACGAGCGCCTGACAGGCCTCCCATTGCAAGGAGATCTCACCGCGGTGGGCCGTCGCGACTTCCCAATACTCTGCTGCCGCGTCCGCCCAGATCCTCAAGTATGAGAGTTCCCGGGCTTTGGCCAGGGCAGGGGACGAGGCACTTTCAACTGAGGCAGGAAGTTCCGGAGGGAGTTTCTCAGGCTTGAGCCTCAGGCGTTTCCTCGCTCGCCACTCGTAGTAAGGATCAAGGGTTGCTTCCTTCACGAGGCTTCTGTAAATCTGTTTCGCCTGGCGGTCTTTCCCCATCTTCTCCAGCATGCGGCCACGCCAGTACAGGGCCTGGGCCCTTTGGCCCGATTTGGGGTAATCCTTTACGATATGTTCTAATTCGTGTTCGGCCCGCTTGAGGTTTTCCTGCCGGTAATACAACCAGGCTCTATTCCACCTGGCACTATCCCCTAAACCTCCAACGGGGTAGCGGCGAATCAGGCTTGCGTAGACTTTGAGGGCGGCAACATCTTCCCCACGCTCCTCGAGATTGAGACCGATCAAATAAAGGGCATCATCGGAGAGGCGGTTCCGCGGGAATGAAGCGGGAATCCGCTTGAGGTACGAAATCGCCTGCGAGTACTTTCCTGATCGAAGGGAGGCCCTTCCCATGAGAAATAGCGCCTTCACTTTGAAGGGGTTGCGCGCGGCGGGATCGGTCAGCGGACGAAGGGTGGTGATAGCCTGGGGGTACTTTTTCATGGCGAAGAGGATGCGCCCCATGAGGAACCTGATCTGTCCATTTTCAGGCTCATTTTGGAGGAGGGGGCTGAGTGTGGTGGCTGCCTCCTTATAGCTTCCTTCTCGAAAGAGGGCCTTCGTCCGGAGGAGGCTCTCGCCCGGGGTGAGGGTTGCGAGTCGGGGGATCTCCTGGAGGAGGCGCTCTGCTTCGGCGGTTGCGGGGTCCGTCGGGAGGCGGATGTAGAGGCGTTTAAAGAGGCGCGCCGCCTCCTGTGCACGGTCCAGGGAGAGGTAAAGTTTCGCCAGGTGAAGGGTAGCCTCGGGGGCCAGGTCCGATTTCGGATAACGGTCGACAAAGGTGCGCAGGCCCTTTTCCGCATCCGCGTGTTGCTGCGTTTCCAGATAAGTCATGGCGAGGCGGAACTGGGCTTCCTCCGCGAGGAGGCTCTTTGGGTAGCGTGTTAAGAGTCGGGAAAGGAGGGCAATGGTTTTGTCGTGATCCTCAAGGGCTTGCGCGGCCTCGGCGGCGTAAACGAGAGAGTAGTCGGCCAAGAGGTCGTACTCCGTCGCTGCCTGCTCAAAGAAAGGAAGGGAAGCCGCCGGTTGGTCTGTTTTCAAGAGACAATAGCCGGTGAGAAACATGATGCGGTGGCGGATAACTTCAGGAGGGGGGTGAGGAACGGCCTCAAGTGCGTTCAAGGCCGCGGGACAGTTGTTGGTGTCCAAGGCCACCAGGGCTTGGGTGAAAGCCGGAGGAATGTCGCCGGCGAGGGCGTTCGCAGACCCCAGAAGGAAGACGAGGACTAACGGCCATATCTTTCGGCCGCCTCCGCGCCTTGCCCCTCTCTCAATCATGATTCGCTGCTGTCACGAAGAGTGAGCGGATCCACACAGGGCCTGGATGGCCTCAGCGAAGGGTGGGTGAAGAATCCCCCGTTCAGTGATGATGGCGCTCACCAGTCCTGCTGGCGTGACATCGAAGGCGGGGTTGGCCACCGGGAAGCCCTGGGGGGCAATGGAAACACCCGCGATGGAGGTAATCTCCTCAGGAGATCGCTCTTCGATGGGGATCTGGTCGCCTGTGGATAGAGCGGGGTCTACGGTGGAGAGGGGAGCTGCGACGTAAAACGGGACATTGTGGTGCCGGCAAAGGACCGCGAGGGTGTACGTCCCGATTTTGTTCGCTACATCGCCGTTCAGAGCGATGCGATCAGCTCCCACGATCACCGCTTGCACCTCACCACGCCGCATGAAATCTCCGGCCATGCTGTCGGTGATGAGGCGGGAGGGAATTCCGAGACGGACGAGTTCCCACGCAGTCAGCCGGGCCCCTTGGAGGAGTGGTCGCGTTTCATCAACCAGGACCTGGATATGTTTCCCGAGCTCCCAGGCGGCCCGGACGACTCCCAGACCGGTCCCGTACCCCACCGTTGCCAGCGCGCCAGTATTGCAATGGGTGAGAATCGTGTCGCCGTTCTTGATGAGCGTCTGTCCGTGGTTCCCCATGGCGCGATTACAGGCCAGATCTTCCTGGTGCATCTTGACCGCCTCTTCAACGAGACGCTGCTTCAAAGCGGGTAT encodes the following:
- a CDS encoding tetratricopeptide repeat protein, with product MIERGARRGGGRKIWPLVLVFLLGSANALAGDIPPAFTQALVALDTNNCPAALNALEAVPHPPPEVIRHRIMFLTGYCLLKTDQPAASLPFFEQAATEYDLLADYSLVYAAEAAQALEDHDKTIALLSRLLTRYPKSLLAEEAQFRLAMTYLETQQHADAEKGLRTFVDRYPKSDLAPEATLHLAKLYLSLDRAQEAARLFKRLYIRLPTDPATAEAERLLQEIPRLATLTPGESLLRTKALFREGSYKEAATTLSPLLQNEPENGQIRFLMGRILFAMKKYPQAITTLRPLTDPAARNPFKVKALFLMGRASLRSGKYSQAISYLKRIPASFPRNRLSDDALYLIGLNLEERGEDVAALKVYASLIRRYPVGGLGDSARWNRAWLYYRQENLKRAEHELEHIVKDYPKSGQRAQALYWRGRMLEKMGKDRQAKQIYRSLVKEATLDPYYEWRARKRLRLKPEKLPPELPASVESASSPALAKARELSYLRIWADAAAEYWEVATAHRGEISLQWEACQALVRANEFEKVVKVARHAVFTLLKNGQREEALTTFGGFLYPLGFWPWVDQYVKETSLDPYFVTALIREESAFAPTAISRAGARGLMQLMPQTAARVAKEIDLPNPVDLDAPGPNIALGTRYLARLHQEFGGNLVLTLAAYNAGPHAVRRWLTDGPLHDLETFVEEIPYRETREYVKRVLGSYDRYRTLYAWPSKQ
- the mtnA gene encoding S-methyl-5-thioribose-1-phosphate isomerase, translated to MTSEIQTIVWLPEGIVRLLDQTRLPGEEVYIDCRDAEDVAEAIRNLRIRGAPAIGVAAGMGLSLGAQTLQATDVTSFLHELKTIKDLLAQTRPTARNLFWGLERIWTVAEKHRDLSIPALKQRLVEEAVKMHQEDLACNRAMGNHGQTLIKNGDTILTHCNTGALATVGYGTGLGVVRAAWELGKHIQVLVDETRPLLQGARLTAWELVRLGIPSRLITDSMAGDFMRRGEVQAVIVGADRIALNGDVANKIGTYTLAVLCRHHNVPFYVAAPLSTVDPALSTGDQIPIEERSPEEITSIAGVSIAPQGFPVANPAFDVTPAGLVSAIITERGILHPPFAEAIQALCGSAHSS